The Acidobacteriota bacterium genomic interval CATAGTCGGGGAACTCGTCAAAGATGTAGGAGCCGCTCCGCAGCCTGGTTCTCACCTGCGGATGGCCGATGACAACGGGGCCTTTCCCGAACGCGAGAAGTCCCGCCACGTGCTCAACGTGCTGGTGGGTGACTACGATGATATCAGGCGGGCCGTCGTATAGCGTCTTCAGGGTGGCCTTGAAGTCCTCGCCCGCTTCCTTGTCCCCGGCGTCGACCAGCAGCATGCCGTCATCGCCGATGGATGCCACGACCTTCACGGGGTATCCGTCCGCGTAGTAGCTTACTTCGTAAATGTGGTCAGCCAGTGGGGTGACGTTCATGGGGTGTTCTTCCTGCGCCCATGCCGGTATTGCCTGGGCGAAAAAGAAAGTTGTCAGCACTGTTTTCAGCAGGCGTTTCATGGTTGCTCTCCATGTTACGTACGGCTTGCCGCGTACGCGGTGGATGTTCTCCAACCGGCCCCCTGCCTCCTGTCCGCTCTGCTTTGCGGGCAGGCCGGTCGGTTTCTTCCCCTTGCCTGCGTCAACGAAAGCTGACACCACAGGATACGTTGATTGCTCCTGGATGTTCCCCCGAATGACGGCGCAGTATACTATGCACTCGCCACGGTGTCAAGGAATCCCGGTGTCAGTCCACCATGATTCCCCGGTTGCGCAAAGTGGTTGGCTCCCGGCCGCAAACGCCGGGGATACATCCCGCGTTCATTGCGGCTCGTGGCCCGGCGGATGGTACTTCCTGAACCAGCGGAATCCGAATTCATTCATGAGTTCAAGATACGCGTCGTTGTCCGCCGGCATTTGGTCAGCGCGGTAGTGCAACCCGAAATACCGCTGGACCGCGTTTATGTATCCGTTTTCCCTGATCTTGTCGAGGCACGTCTTGGCGAAGTCTTCACCGTGCACCTCCCGGCACACCTTCTCAATGGTCGTCAGGCGCTGGTCGGTAATCTCGATCTTCAACTCGGGATACTTCTCGTCGAACGCTTTCACCAGATCGCGGTCCGGGATTTCACGGTACTTGTCCTTATGGACGATGACGTCGACCGGCAGTTTCCGGCGCCGTGAGGGTTTCGCCTTGGGATAGCCCAGGGAAAGCAGCACAACCGGAAAGACGCCGTCGGGCAGTTCGAACATGTCGCGCAGTTGGCGAAAACACTCCAGGACGGTGCCGACGTACACCGACCCCAGGCCGAGCGCGTCGGCGGCCGTGCAGATATTCTGTGCTGCAATGATCGTGTCCTGAAACGATATCCAGAAGTGACGGAACGAAGCGGTGGCGTTAAACGGGGCGAGTTCGAGCTGCGCCCAGCGTTGCAGACGGTGCCAGTCAAGGCAGAACAACAGATCAACCGGGGCCGTGGCGATGAACGGCTGGTTTCCGCACAATTCGGCCAGCGTCTCTTTGACCGCCTTATCCTCAATCCGGATGATCGAAAACGGCTGCAGGTTGCCGCCGGTGGCTGCGCGCGTGCCGGCCTCGAGCACGAGGCCAAGCACCTCGGGCGGGATCTTCCTGTCCGCGAAACTCCGGCAACTGGCCCGTTCCAGGAGCAGCCTGACGGTTTCGTTCGGATATTCTGTCTCTGAATGTTCGGCCATGCCGTGATGCGAGGGCGTTTTGTCATCGTTCATTGACGTGACTCCTGTGTGGCTGCCGGATGCGGCCGGTGTTGGACGGTAGCGACATATCATGCAAATATACGCCTGTTGCCAGCGTGGCAAAAGGAGAAGCTGATGCGGTGCGGGAGTCTCCGCGTCCTGGCGGCAGGCCGGCCGCAGAAGCGGCAGGCCTGCCGGAGAGGCTACTCTTTCGGCTTTTCGACCTGCTTTCGCGTCAGAAACATCGTGTAATCGCCCGCTTTCTTCTCGAACTCCTTGGGGCGATTGCTGTCGGGCGACGTCCGGATCTCGGCACGGCCGTCTTCGAGAACACGCACGATGCCGAAAAGAGTCGTCCATTCCGAGCCGGGTTGCCCGCACTTTTCGAGACAGAGGTCAATGCCGCACGGTTTCTGGTCTTCGTACAACAGGTACTGACCCTTCATGCCGACCCCTGTACTGTCCTTGTGCTTCTCGTTCTTCACGAAAGTGCTGTTGTCGTTGAACGTGATGTCGCCACTCGGCACGAGTTCTCGCGGCGCTATGATCCATTCACCGATAAGGAAGTCCTTGATCGTTACTTCCTCTTTGGGCGCATCTTTCTTTTCCGCCGGTTTGATCGTAGTGGTGTCAGTCGGTTTTTCCTCGTCCGCCCGCAGGATCGGAGTGATCGCAAGAATAACGATGCCGGCGAGTATAACGGCTTTTCTCATTGGTGGGTCCCTCCGCAATAAGTTCGGTACATCTGCCTACGCTGCAAAGCTATGCCGTCCGACCGTGGAGCGCAAGCTCTTGTTTGATCAACCGTAGTGTTCCGGCTGACGACCGTCCGGCATGGGGCCGCGGCCGCTCAAACGGGGTTGACCTGGCTGCTGTTCGAATGTATACTGTCGCAATCCTGGCGACGATTCTCAGATATGGTTGTCCATTTGCAGTCGCTTAGGGCAAGAGGAGCTAACGGAGATTGTGTGCGTCCCATATCGTTAAGATACTTCTTCTTACTTATCCTGGTCCTGTTGCTTTCCGTGGTTCTGGATGCCTATGAGATAGGGCATGCCCTCATAGCAGCAGTTTTGCTCGTCGTCATAGTTGCTGCCTTTATTACTGCCTTTTCTATCTTGGTAATTGATTTTAAACGCAAGACTGCGAGACTCGCTGGCGCTGTTGGCATTGGAGCCACCCTCCTATGGTTGGGCATGATCGACACTGCACTCAGCCTAGGCGCGCTTGCGGGAATCGTAGCTGCGCTTGCATTGATCAAGTTCTTCAGCAGAGAGACCGTCCGCAGTATCGGACTCCTCCTTTTGGCTCTGGTCGTATTATATAGCGGTTCCCGGTACATGTTTGCAACATTATTCAAACCGGACTTTGAAGTGGTCGAGTATAGTGCAGTTGTGAAGGATTCGTTCGATGAAGGTTCTTTCCTGCTCACCGAGACATTCACTTTCAAGCAAAAGTCCAGCCACGACATTGCCTTGAGTGGTATAATCAGCGGCGATGAACTGCATCGACTCATCGGTGGAGAACTACATGCTGTGAAGTTCCCCTGCACGATCGCTCCATCCGTTGAGTACACATTCGTGTCTACTCGCACGGTGACCGCGAACAAAGCGGGTTTCTTACTCAAGAGATGCGAATTCCGACCTCTCTCAGCGCGATACATATGGTCGCTGAGCGCTTCAGAAGGTGGAAGCGAAACGATATCTTCGTTATCGGACGCGCGCTATGCTACAAGGAGCAGAATCGAAGTGTGGCTACCGAGGGGTTCATTCTCTGGAGCTAATGGGAAGTCTGAAGCCATTCAATACGGGAATGTGGAAATCATCACCTGGGAATTGCCGTTCAAACTCCTGCAACGCGACATTGGCTTCGTTTACGTTGATCCGCCGTTCCACACATTTGCGTGGCTCATCAGACCATTTGCGGGTATCTCCTCACTCGGGGCGTTAATCGCGACCAGCATAGGGTTGGCAATTGCAGCACTTGGCGTCATTCCCCTTCTGGCGTTCAGAGACGTGATAAAAGAGAAAATAGTACAGGGGTTACTGTACAGGTTGCACAAGAGGCGGCAATGGGGGAAGCAAGCTGAACGTGGAAATGGGGAAAGAAAAGGTCCTCTTTCGCCCTCGGCGGAGGAGGCAGGGTCGGACGCCATCGATGATGAGAATGCGCCAGACTCATAGACGGTGTGAAATGGGCGCGACGTAAGCAGCCGCGAGCGGAGAAGGCTCCTGCTCTCTCCGCTTCTTAGTGCTCGTTGAATCCCTCAACTCCAATTGCCTCAATGAGATACGTTTGCGGATGACCCGGAGTGGCCCACAGCCGCGAGAAACCCGACAACCCTTGCCAGGGGCGTCAAGTCTCATGCGATCAGGCACTACGCGTAGTACGACCTATGAGAGCAACCGTAGGGCAGAACCCCTTGGTGGTTCTGCCGTTGCCGTGCTACAACCTGCCGAACAATCGCGCGAGAAACCGATGTACCGCGTGAATCCCCGTGACCGGCTGCGCGTACATGAGGACGCACTTGCGACTGACGGTCTGCATCCCCAATGCCGCTGCCCTGGCTGACGCGCGCGAGAAATTTTTCCCCTGCTGAAACCAGAGCTGTGTTATTCCGGCCGCGTGGGCGTCCTCGACCACTCCCTCGGCAGTGATCGGTGAGACCGCCACGACCGCCGCTTTTACGTGTGGCGGCAGGTCAGTCAGCCGGGGATAGCACGTGTCGCCGTCGAATGACGTACGATTCGGCCGTACCGGGTAGACGGTGTATCCTCGTTGTTTGAGGGCCTTGTATATTGCCCCGCCGAATTTCCTGTCCGACACGCCGACCACGGCGATGTGTTTTTCGCTGAGGAATTTCTCGATTGCCTGATCCACTCTGCCTGCCTCCGTTTTGGCATAAGATAGTAAATCCGCCGCTCAAGTCA includes:
- a CDS encoding nitroreductase family protein, whose translation is MNDDKTPSHHGMAEHSETEYPNETVRLLLERASCRSFADRKIPPEVLGLVLEAGTRAATGGNLQPFSIIRIEDKAVKETLAELCGNQPFIATAPVDLLFCLDWHRLQRWAQLELAPFNATASFRHFWISFQDTIIAAQNICTAADALGLGSVYVGTVLECFRQLRDMFELPDGVFPVVLLSLGYPKAKPSRRRKLPVDVIVHKDKYREIPDRDLVKAFDEKYPELKIEITDQRLTTIEKVCREVHGEDFAKTCLDKIRENGYINAVQRYFGLHYRADQMPADNDAYLELMNEFGFRWFRKYHPPGHEPQ
- a CDS encoding CoA-binding protein, which encodes MDQAIEKFLSEKHIAVVGVSDRKFGGAIYKALKQRGYTVYPVRPNRTSFDGDTCYPRLTDLPPHVKAAVVAVSPITAEGVVEDAHAAGITQLWFQQGKNFSRASARAAALGMQTVSRKCVLMYAQPVTGIHAVHRFLARLFGRL